A single window of Narcine bancroftii isolate sNarBan1 chromosome 1, sNarBan1.hap1, whole genome shotgun sequence DNA harbors:
- the cdk9 gene encoding cyclin-dependent kinase 9 isoform X3 has product MGAAVYIALILLKPIEIFHLQTTGEVFKARHRQTGKKVALKKVLMENEKEGFPITALREIKILQLLKHENVVNLIEICRTKATQYNRYKGSIYLVFDFCEHDLAGLLSNANVKFTLAEIKKVMQMLLNGLYYIHRNKILHRDMKAANVLITRDGVLKLADFGLARAFSLAKNSQPNRYTNRVVTLWYRPPELLLGERDYGPPIDLWGAGCIMAEMWTRSPIMQGNTEQHQLTLISQLCGSITAEVWPNVEKYELYQKLELPKGQKRKVKDRLKAYVKDPYALDLIDKLLVLDPTQRIDSDDALNHDFFWTDPMPSDLKNMLSTHNQSMFEYLAPPRRRGSHMPQQSTNQNKNPAAANQTEFDRVF; this is encoded by the exons ATGGGAGCGGCTGTCTACATTGCACTAATTCTCCTAAAACCTATTGAGATATTCCACCTACAGACAACTGG GGAAGTATTTAAAGCACGTCACCGACAGACAGGGAAAAAAGTGGCTTTGAAAAAAGTTCTCATGgaaaatgaaaaggaaggg TTTCCCATCACAGCCTTGAGAGAAATAAAAATCCTCCAATTGCTGAAGCATGAAAATGTGGTGAATCTTATTGAGATCTGCCGTACCAAAG CCACGCAATATAATCGCTACAAGGGCAGCATCTATCTGGTATTTGACTTCTGCGAGCATGACTTGGCTGGACTGCTCAGCAATGCAAACGTGAAGTTCACTTTGGCAGAAATCAAGAAGGTGATGCAGATGTTGCTGAATGGGCTCTACTACATCCATCGAAACAAG ATATTGCATCGAGATATGAAAGCAGCCAATGTTCTGATCACTCGGGATGGTGTGTTGAAATTGGCTGACTTTGGTCTGGCTCGAGCATTTAGTCTGGCCAAGAATAGCCAGCCAAATCGATACACCAACAGGGTGGTGACCCTGTGGTACCGTCCACCAGAACTCTTGTTAG GTGAACGGGACTATGGACCTCCCATTGATCTTTGGGGTGCTGGATGCATCATGGCTGAGATGTGGACTCGAAGTCCAATAATGCAAGGCAACACAGAACAACATCAGTTAACATTGATCAGTCAGCTCTGTGGCTCTATAACAGCAGAG GTTTGGCCTAACGTTGAAAAATATGAACTGTATCAAAAGTTGGAATTGCCTAAAGGTCAGAAGCGAAAGGTCAAAGATCGGTTGAAAGCCTACGTGAAGGATCCTTATGCTCTGGACCTCATTGACAAGCTGCTTGTCCTTGACCCTACTCAGAGGATTGACAGTGACGATGCACTTAACCACGATTTCTTTTGGACTGACCCTATGCCTTCTGACCTTAAAAACATGCTCTCAACTCACAACCAATCAATGTTTGAATACTTGGCACCTCCCAGGAGGCGAGGCAGTCACATGCCTCAACAGTCAACCAATCAGAACAAGAATCCTGCTGCAGCCAACCAGACGGAATTTGATCGGGTGTTCTGA
- the cdk9 gene encoding cyclin-dependent kinase 9 isoform X1 has translation MMARCPDSGMGVRLSADMVKYYEVLDFQFCDEVAKYEKMAKIGQGTFGEVFKARHRQTGKKVALKKVLMENEKEGFPITALREIKILQLLKHENVVNLIEICRTKATQYNRYKGSIYLVFDFCEHDLAGLLSNANVKFTLAEIKKVMQMLLNGLYYIHRNKILHRDMKAANVLITRDGVLKLADFGLARAFSLAKNSQPNRYTNRVVTLWYRPPELLLGERDYGPPIDLWGAGCIMAEMWTRSPIMQGNTEQHQLTLISQLCGSITAEVWPNVEKYELYQKLELPKGQKRKVKDRLKAYVKDPYALDLIDKLLVLDPTQRIDSDDALNHDFFWTDPMPSDLKNMLSTHNQSMFEYLAPPRRRGSHMPQQSTNQNKNPAAANQTEFDRVF, from the exons ATGATGGCGCGGTGCCCTGATAGCGGCATGGGGGTTAGGCTCAGTGCCGATATGGTCAAGTATTATGAAGTGTTGGATTTCCAGTTCTGTGATGAGGTGGCGAAGTATGAGAAAATGGCAAAGATTGGACAAGGCACCTTCGG GGAAGTATTTAAAGCACGTCACCGACAGACAGGGAAAAAAGTGGCTTTGAAAAAAGTTCTCATGgaaaatgaaaaggaaggg TTTCCCATCACAGCCTTGAGAGAAATAAAAATCCTCCAATTGCTGAAGCATGAAAATGTGGTGAATCTTATTGAGATCTGCCGTACCAAAG CCACGCAATATAATCGCTACAAGGGCAGCATCTATCTGGTATTTGACTTCTGCGAGCATGACTTGGCTGGACTGCTCAGCAATGCAAACGTGAAGTTCACTTTGGCAGAAATCAAGAAGGTGATGCAGATGTTGCTGAATGGGCTCTACTACATCCATCGAAACAAG ATATTGCATCGAGATATGAAAGCAGCCAATGTTCTGATCACTCGGGATGGTGTGTTGAAATTGGCTGACTTTGGTCTGGCTCGAGCATTTAGTCTGGCCAAGAATAGCCAGCCAAATCGATACACCAACAGGGTGGTGACCCTGTGGTACCGTCCACCAGAACTCTTGTTAG GTGAACGGGACTATGGACCTCCCATTGATCTTTGGGGTGCTGGATGCATCATGGCTGAGATGTGGACTCGAAGTCCAATAATGCAAGGCAACACAGAACAACATCAGTTAACATTGATCAGTCAGCTCTGTGGCTCTATAACAGCAGAG GTTTGGCCTAACGTTGAAAAATATGAACTGTATCAAAAGTTGGAATTGCCTAAAGGTCAGAAGCGAAAGGTCAAAGATCGGTTGAAAGCCTACGTGAAGGATCCTTATGCTCTGGACCTCATTGACAAGCTGCTTGTCCTTGACCCTACTCAGAGGATTGACAGTGACGATGCACTTAACCACGATTTCTTTTGGACTGACCCTATGCCTTCTGACCTTAAAAACATGCTCTCAACTCACAACCAATCAATGTTTGAATACTTGGCACCTCCCAGGAGGCGAGGCAGTCACATGCCTCAACAGTCAACCAATCAGAACAAGAATCCTGCTGCAGCCAACCAGACGGAATTTGATCGGGTGTTCTGA
- the cdk9 gene encoding cyclin-dependent kinase 9 isoform X2 has product MTQWQTNISNEPPFLDRISRSRSHLYPRRIFTIRWSLSREVFKARHRQTGKKVALKKVLMENEKEGFPITALREIKILQLLKHENVVNLIEICRTKATQYNRYKGSIYLVFDFCEHDLAGLLSNANVKFTLAEIKKVMQMLLNGLYYIHRNKILHRDMKAANVLITRDGVLKLADFGLARAFSLAKNSQPNRYTNRVVTLWYRPPELLLGERDYGPPIDLWGAGCIMAEMWTRSPIMQGNTEQHQLTLISQLCGSITAEVWPNVEKYELYQKLELPKGQKRKVKDRLKAYVKDPYALDLIDKLLVLDPTQRIDSDDALNHDFFWTDPMPSDLKNMLSTHNQSMFEYLAPPRRRGSHMPQQSTNQNKNPAAANQTEFDRVF; this is encoded by the exons ATGACCCAGTGGCAGACAAATATTTCAAATGAACCCCCTTTCCTCGATCGCATTAGCAGATCACGGAGCCACCTCTACCCCCGTCGCATTTTTACCATCCGCTGGTCACTGAGTCG GGAAGTATTTAAAGCACGTCACCGACAGACAGGGAAAAAAGTGGCTTTGAAAAAAGTTCTCATGgaaaatgaaaaggaaggg TTTCCCATCACAGCCTTGAGAGAAATAAAAATCCTCCAATTGCTGAAGCATGAAAATGTGGTGAATCTTATTGAGATCTGCCGTACCAAAG CCACGCAATATAATCGCTACAAGGGCAGCATCTATCTGGTATTTGACTTCTGCGAGCATGACTTGGCTGGACTGCTCAGCAATGCAAACGTGAAGTTCACTTTGGCAGAAATCAAGAAGGTGATGCAGATGTTGCTGAATGGGCTCTACTACATCCATCGAAACAAG ATATTGCATCGAGATATGAAAGCAGCCAATGTTCTGATCACTCGGGATGGTGTGTTGAAATTGGCTGACTTTGGTCTGGCTCGAGCATTTAGTCTGGCCAAGAATAGCCAGCCAAATCGATACACCAACAGGGTGGTGACCCTGTGGTACCGTCCACCAGAACTCTTGTTAG GTGAACGGGACTATGGACCTCCCATTGATCTTTGGGGTGCTGGATGCATCATGGCTGAGATGTGGACTCGAAGTCCAATAATGCAAGGCAACACAGAACAACATCAGTTAACATTGATCAGTCAGCTCTGTGGCTCTATAACAGCAGAG GTTTGGCCTAACGTTGAAAAATATGAACTGTATCAAAAGTTGGAATTGCCTAAAGGTCAGAAGCGAAAGGTCAAAGATCGGTTGAAAGCCTACGTGAAGGATCCTTATGCTCTGGACCTCATTGACAAGCTGCTTGTCCTTGACCCTACTCAGAGGATTGACAGTGACGATGCACTTAACCACGATTTCTTTTGGACTGACCCTATGCCTTCTGACCTTAAAAACATGCTCTCAACTCACAACCAATCAATGTTTGAATACTTGGCACCTCCCAGGAGGCGAGGCAGTCACATGCCTCAACAGTCAACCAATCAGAACAAGAATCCTGCTGCAGCCAACCAGACGGAATTTGATCGGGTGTTCTGA
- the cdk9 gene encoding cyclin-dependent kinase 9 isoform X4: MENEKEGFPITALREIKILQLLKHENVVNLIEICRTKATQYNRYKGSIYLVFDFCEHDLAGLLSNANVKFTLAEIKKVMQMLLNGLYYIHRNKILHRDMKAANVLITRDGVLKLADFGLARAFSLAKNSQPNRYTNRVVTLWYRPPELLLGERDYGPPIDLWGAGCIMAEMWTRSPIMQGNTEQHQLTLISQLCGSITAEVWPNVEKYELYQKLELPKGQKRKVKDRLKAYVKDPYALDLIDKLLVLDPTQRIDSDDALNHDFFWTDPMPSDLKNMLSTHNQSMFEYLAPPRRRGSHMPQQSTNQNKNPAAANQTEFDRVF, encoded by the exons ATGgaaaatgaaaaggaaggg TTTCCCATCACAGCCTTGAGAGAAATAAAAATCCTCCAATTGCTGAAGCATGAAAATGTGGTGAATCTTATTGAGATCTGCCGTACCAAAG CCACGCAATATAATCGCTACAAGGGCAGCATCTATCTGGTATTTGACTTCTGCGAGCATGACTTGGCTGGACTGCTCAGCAATGCAAACGTGAAGTTCACTTTGGCAGAAATCAAGAAGGTGATGCAGATGTTGCTGAATGGGCTCTACTACATCCATCGAAACAAG ATATTGCATCGAGATATGAAAGCAGCCAATGTTCTGATCACTCGGGATGGTGTGTTGAAATTGGCTGACTTTGGTCTGGCTCGAGCATTTAGTCTGGCCAAGAATAGCCAGCCAAATCGATACACCAACAGGGTGGTGACCCTGTGGTACCGTCCACCAGAACTCTTGTTAG GTGAACGGGACTATGGACCTCCCATTGATCTTTGGGGTGCTGGATGCATCATGGCTGAGATGTGGACTCGAAGTCCAATAATGCAAGGCAACACAGAACAACATCAGTTAACATTGATCAGTCAGCTCTGTGGCTCTATAACAGCAGAG GTTTGGCCTAACGTTGAAAAATATGAACTGTATCAAAAGTTGGAATTGCCTAAAGGTCAGAAGCGAAAGGTCAAAGATCGGTTGAAAGCCTACGTGAAGGATCCTTATGCTCTGGACCTCATTGACAAGCTGCTTGTCCTTGACCCTACTCAGAGGATTGACAGTGACGATGCACTTAACCACGATTTCTTTTGGACTGACCCTATGCCTTCTGACCTTAAAAACATGCTCTCAACTCACAACCAATCAATGTTTGAATACTTGGCACCTCCCAGGAGGCGAGGCAGTCACATGCCTCAACAGTCAACCAATCAGAACAAGAATCCTGCTGCAGCCAACCAGACGGAATTTGATCGGGTGTTCTGA